One window of the Shimwellia blattae DSM 4481 = NBRC 105725 genome contains the following:
- a CDS encoding glycosyltransferase family A protein, whose translation MLLHVMKNVVRPFYRYFKKKRLFILTNKLDLINKSSKVNINEMSNKLDDVIVSLTTHGQRIDTVHITIESILNGDFVPKRLILWLDNAQVYNNLPESLSRLKKRGVEIFLTKNYGPHTKYYPYIKLNLSEGYLVTADDDIIYPKNWLSLLYKYGNNKKGVIFCFRAHEIKFKETGEFDNYNLWKPCQTILPSVKYFATGVSGVIYPPEFQKMLYDEGEDFISKCPKADDVWLHYVAYKNDYKIQQIGKKSKHFPMVAGTEQYGLWNNNVALNDNDNQINKTYSKYEMHDILLRSNKK comes from the coding sequence ATGCTGTTACACGTCATGAAGAATGTTGTTAGGCCATTCTATAGATATTTTAAGAAAAAAAGACTTTTTATTTTAACAAATAAACTTGATTTAATTAATAAAAGCTCTAAGGTTAACATCAATGAGATGTCTAATAAATTAGATGATGTCATTGTTTCATTAACAACACATGGCCAACGAATTGATACCGTGCATATTACGATTGAATCAATCCTGAACGGTGATTTTGTTCCAAAAAGACTCATCTTATGGCTTGATAATGCACAAGTCTATAATAATCTTCCCGAGTCGTTATCAAGACTTAAAAAAAGAGGCGTTGAAATATTCTTAACAAAAAACTATGGCCCACATACGAAGTATTATCCATATATTAAGCTAAATCTTTCTGAAGGTTATTTGGTGACTGCTGATGATGATATAATATATCCGAAGAACTGGCTTTCTTTACTATATAAATACGGTAACAATAAAAAAGGTGTCATTTTTTGTTTCCGGGCTCATGAGATTAAATTTAAAGAAACAGGAGAGTTTGATAATTACAATTTATGGAAACCATGTCAGACGATTTTGCCTAGTGTAAAATATTTTGCAACTGGTGTTTCAGGCGTTATCTACCCTCCGGAATTTCAAAAAATGTTATATGACGAAGGTGAGGACTTTATCTCAAAATGTCCAAAGGCTGATGATGTTTGGTTACATTATGTTGCATATAAAAATGATTATAAAATACAGCAAATAGGTAAAAAGAGTAAACATTTTCCGATGGTGGCAGGTACAGAACAGTACGGGCTATGGAATAATAATGTTGCGCTAAATGACAATGATAATCAAATAAATAAAACGTATTCAAAATATGAAATGCACGACATACTCCTACGTTCAAACAAAAAATAA
- a CDS encoding oligosaccharide flippase family protein, producing the protein MMISKSSIKSAAIWSSIEAISSVGLSFISIIYLARILHPSDYGYIATAQIMSSLIGMICSFGLTEAVIQRKELDDKVKETAFTGSLIFILIALLLSSIVLFCLYLFTTEKIVIYIFVFETMGVVFTILSLLPTALLLRELKMSAFTKRTLISRILFFVVTIPLALNGFGVWSVVFGNLTQSFTAMLLVFFAVRHDIPRRLTLDFKLFKELFLFGFYVMLENILWSVLSRVFSLLLAAFHGTYALGLYNMASRLTDSILGVLNTVISRMALPLFSHVQDDNKKLHSVFHKATQIFNLVSMPAFAGMAFTSDKWVPIILGDNWSEAIPVIKIISVMYAIMYSRIFVGTAMKAVGESKRFMILSAISAFLSVLTVLLTKNYTLIETVFSWAVVRVVVTIPIGIYLMKLILNMKAMPQLRPVVVPFLSTIIMSAVLIFFNMSNIILFSNQVISLSMIVLIGGITYISSVFILRFLFSLFKGSV; encoded by the coding sequence ATGATGATAAGTAAAAGCAGTATAAAATCTGCTGCAATATGGTCAAGTATAGAAGCCATATCTTCCGTTGGGTTAAGCTTTATCTCAATAATCTATTTGGCCAGAATATTACATCCATCTGATTATGGCTATATTGCAACAGCTCAGATAATGTCTAGCTTAATAGGCATGATATGTAGTTTTGGATTAACTGAAGCTGTCATTCAGAGAAAAGAACTGGACGACAAGGTTAAAGAAACAGCCTTTACTGGTTCTTTGATATTTATTCTTATCGCTTTATTATTGTCAAGTATTGTTTTGTTTTGCTTATATTTATTTACAACAGAAAAAATTGTTATTTATATATTTGTTTTTGAAACAATGGGTGTTGTTTTTACAATATTGTCCTTGCTTCCAACTGCTCTACTTTTGAGAGAGTTGAAAATGAGTGCATTTACAAAACGCACATTGATTTCCCGGATTTTATTTTTTGTGGTAACCATTCCTCTTGCATTAAATGGTTTTGGTGTGTGGAGTGTAGTTTTTGGTAACCTAACACAATCATTTACCGCAATGCTGTTAGTCTTTTTTGCAGTCAGACATGATATTCCACGGAGACTCACCCTTGATTTTAAATTATTTAAAGAACTTTTTTTATTTGGTTTTTATGTAATGCTTGAAAATATATTATGGAGTGTGCTTAGTCGCGTATTTAGTCTTCTTCTGGCAGCTTTCCATGGTACTTATGCTTTGGGTTTATATAATATGGCATCAAGATTAACTGATTCCATATTAGGGGTGCTGAATACAGTTATTAGCCGGATGGCTTTACCTCTATTCTCCCACGTACAGGATGACAATAAAAAATTACATTCTGTATTTCATAAAGCTACTCAAATATTTAATCTTGTATCCATGCCGGCATTTGCAGGCATGGCCTTCACAAGCGATAAATGGGTTCCTATTATTCTTGGCGATAACTGGAGTGAAGCTATACCAGTAATAAAGATAATATCTGTAATGTATGCCATAATGTACTCGAGGATTTTCGTCGGGACAGCCATGAAAGCTGTTGGTGAATCAAAAAGGTTTATGATTTTGTCGGCAATATCTGCTTTTTTGTCTGTACTGACTGTTCTTTTAACCAAAAATTATACACTTATTGAAACTGTTTTTTCTTGGGCTGTTGTTCGTGTAGTGGTAACAATCCCGATTGGCATTTATTTAATGAAGCTAATACTGAATATGAAGGCAATGCCACAATTAAGACCTGTTGTAGTTCCATTTCTATCTACGATTATTATGTCTGCAGTATTGATTTTCTTTAATATGTCAAACATTATACTTTTCAGTAATCAAGTAATTAGCCTATCCATGATTGTTTTGATTGGTGGTATTACATATATTTCCTCTGTTTTTATTTTGAGATTTTTATTTTCTTTGTTTAAAGGTAGTGTATGA
- a CDS encoding polysaccharide pyruvyl transferase family protein encodes MNDLCMIRLKSELDKIVTFINDKDDVIYVDYPLHHNVGDLLIYQGAIAFLKDKGVRIKSYCSTADVNINNLKKIATENTTFICHGGGNFGDIYPIHQQLRENIILSFPQNRIIVLPQTSHFSNNDSLEKTVNVFNKHRDIILFARDKQTLETFKMLSPKSFLCPDMAHYLYNSFKVSAKNKKTLYFLRVDKEVNSTQLSLNIPSSDTPIDWCDIITRKDKIFRRIIEIILKSSNVMNSKALKDLSAYLWISHSGQLAKRSGFYFSSFDKVITSRMHGHILSCLVDTRNELIDNSYGKNSGYYSQWTKDVDCASILNNQ; translated from the coding sequence ATGAACGATTTATGTATGATTAGATTGAAATCTGAGTTAGATAAAATAGTAACATTTATAAATGATAAGGATGATGTTATTTATGTCGATTATCCGCTGCATCACAATGTTGGTGATTTACTTATTTATCAGGGTGCCATTGCTTTTCTTAAAGATAAAGGTGTTCGTATAAAATCTTATTGCTCTACTGCTGATGTAAATATCAATAATCTAAAAAAGATAGCAACTGAAAATACTACTTTTATTTGTCATGGCGGGGGTAACTTTGGTGATATTTACCCAATCCATCAGCAATTGCGTGAAAATATAATTTTGTCATTTCCTCAAAACCGCATTATTGTATTGCCACAAACATCACACTTTTCAAACAACGATAGTTTGGAAAAGACTGTTAACGTTTTTAATAAACACAGAGATATTATTTTGTTTGCAAGAGATAAACAAACTCTTGAAACATTTAAGATGCTTTCACCTAAGTCCTTTTTATGTCCCGATATGGCTCATTATCTTTATAATTCATTTAAAGTTTCAGCAAAAAATAAGAAGACACTATATTTTTTGAGGGTGGATAAGGAGGTGAATAGTACTCAGCTATCTCTTAATATACCATCTAGTGACACCCCTATCGACTGGTGTGATATCATTACGAGGAAGGATAAGATATTTCGACGGATTATAGAAATTATCCTAAAATCATCTAACGTTATGAATAGCAAAGCTCTTAAAGATCTCTCCGCTTATTTATGGATATCACATAGCGGTCAACTGGCTAAACGGAGTGGTTTTTATTTCTCATCATTTGATAAAGTAATTACATCCAGAATGCATGGCCATATATTATCTTGCTTAGTTGATACCAGAAATGAGCTCATCGACAACTCTTACGGAAAAAATTCTGGATATTATTCTCAATGGACCAAAGATGTGGATTGCGCATCTATACTTAATAATCAGTAA
- a CDS encoding glycosyltransferase family 25 protein, with translation MIPVFVVSMKKDTIRRKDISDKLNSYGVSFSFIDAVDGKLIDDEIVNRLNINGAASRKKRKITRGEIGCTFSHLLAYDNIINNNIPIAIILEDDAIVDERFGDFVSCIDNSDFPHDCDDLYILGGQNGIDKSKFISKSFWGKKKFGGQYFYKTIRSEGYIFRTCCYLLSFNSARKLKELSSREFFIADEWSLFKRKNVICDLYLADFVDHPLDLSNSHIESERLDSESNTTEYTMQGKTRWFVKKFLFASQIYYKLIYLRALIRRFYI, from the coding sequence ATGATTCCAGTATTCGTTGTTTCCATGAAAAAAGACACTATTAGGCGAAAGGATATCTCTGATAAGCTGAATTCATATGGTGTCTCATTTTCGTTCATAGACGCGGTTGATGGTAAACTTATTGATGATGAAATAGTTAATCGCCTGAATATAAATGGTGCTGCATCTCGAAAGAAAAGAAAAATCACACGTGGTGAAATTGGGTGTACCTTTAGCCATCTTCTTGCATACGACAATATTATTAATAATAATATCCCAATAGCAATTATTTTAGAAGATGATGCGATTGTTGATGAGCGATTTGGCGACTTTGTTAGCTGTATTGATAATTCCGATTTTCCTCATGATTGTGATGACTTATATATTTTAGGTGGGCAAAATGGAATTGATAAAAGTAAGTTTATTTCTAAAAGCTTTTGGGGTAAAAAAAAATTTGGTGGGCAATATTTTTACAAAACCATCAGAAGCGAAGGGTATATATTTAGAACGTGTTGCTATTTGCTATCTTTTAATTCGGCCAGAAAGTTAAAAGAGTTATCCAGCCGAGAGTTTTTCATAGCGGATGAATGGTCTTTATTTAAGAGGAAAAATGTAATTTGTGACTTATATTTGGCTGATTTTGTCGATCATCCATTAGATTTGTCAAATAGCCATATTGAATCGGAAAGGCTTGACTCTGAGTCAAATACTACTGAATATACAATGCAAGGTAAAACAAGATGGTTTGTGAAAAAATTTTTATTTGCCTCGCAAATATACTATAAATTAATTTATTTAAGAGCTTTGATCAGACGATTCTATATTTAA
- a CDS encoding acyltransferase has protein sequence MRILSIFAVIVLHQASAFSLYENTSLEWWVVDFYNSFARWCVPVFIMLSGYLLLHKEEGFYVFYRKRLSRILIPLIFWSFFYLLWNFTIHYFKWGGDIGFYQMIKALLTGRPYYHMWFLYMIPFIYITTPYLRILTKNLNKKEYLFLVVIFFLFSASDYIYKMIYLQMSFAKTSSIFHVFIYYIGYFLLGGYINKFNVKMPLLHSVLGFVFFAVITMILHCYNGQYSYANLSLNVILCSIFVFFMVMYTDKIVLSTYNVFFANVSFGVILPFLTEAISRIRSCVEYAALA, from the coding sequence ATGAGGATATTATCTATTTTTGCTGTAATTGTATTGCATCAGGCAAGTGCTTTTTCTTTATATGAAAACACTTCACTTGAGTGGTGGGTGGTTGATTTCTATAATTCTTTTGCTCGGTGGTGCGTCCCTGTATTTATTATGCTTAGTGGTTACCTTCTTTTGCATAAAGAGGAAGGTTTTTATGTTTTTTATCGGAAAAGACTTTCCAGAATACTCATCCCATTAATATTTTGGAGCTTTTTTTATCTGCTGTGGAACTTTACTATTCATTATTTTAAGTGGGGGGGGGATATAGGTTTTTATCAAATGATAAAGGCTTTGCTTACTGGCAGACCATATTATCACATGTGGTTTTTATATATGATTCCATTTATTTATATAACAACACCGTATCTTAGAATTCTCACAAAAAATCTTAATAAAAAAGAATATCTCTTTTTGGTTGTGATTTTTTTCTTGTTTTCTGCATCAGACTATATTTATAAAATGATATACTTACAAATGTCTTTTGCAAAGACATCTTCTATTTTTCATGTTTTTATATATTATATTGGGTATTTTCTTCTGGGTGGCTATATAAATAAGTTTAATGTAAAAATGCCGTTATTACATTCAGTGCTAGGATTTGTTTTTTTTGCTGTTATTACAATGATATTGCATTGTTATAATGGCCAATATTCATATGCTAATCTTAGTCTTAATGTTATATTGTGCTCCATTTTTGTTTTTTTTATGGTTATGTATACTGATAAAATTGTTTTATCTACTTATAATGTTTTTTTTGCTAATGTTAGTTTCGGGGTAATCCTCCCATTTTTAACGGAGGCGATAAGTAGAATCAGGTCATGCGTTGAATATGCTGCATTGGCGTGA
- a CDS encoding IS3 family transposase (programmed frameshift) — translation MKKSRFTDSQIMAILKQAEAGTPVAELCREHGMSNASFYKWRSRFGGMDASMMARLKELEDENRRLKKMYAEERLKAEIIQEAMGKKVVKPSQRKQMAQDAVRHRSVSIRFACQLFVVSESCYRYQPQLNEENTVIADWLLRITDSQRNWGFGLCFLYLRNVKGFKFNHKRVYRIYCELSLNRRIKPKKRLKRDKPEPLAVPESRNECWSMDFMHDQLSDGRSVRLLNVIDDFNREALAIEVDFSLPANRVVRTLEQLIEWKGKPAAIRCDNGPEYTGKILMSWAVQQNITLRFIQPGKPQQNAYIERYNRTVRYDWLGQHLFTSLDELQDYATRWQWFYNHERPNMALNGFTPMQHIQRMT, via the exons ATGAAAAAATCACGCTTTACCGACAGCCAGATCATGGCCATCCTCAAGCAGGCTGAGGCCGGAACGCCAGTTGCTGAACTGTGCCGCGAACATGGTATGAGCAATGCCAGTTTCTACAAGTGGCGTTCACGCTTTGGCGGAATGGATGCATCCATGATGGCCCGACTAAAAGAGCTGGAAGATGAAAACCGCCGCCTGAAAAAGATGTATGCCGAAGAACGGCTCAAAGCCGAAATTATTCAGGAGGCTATGG GCAAAAAAGTGGTGAAGCCATCGCAGCGAAAGCAGATGGCACAGGACGCGGTCAGGCACCGAAGCGTCAGCATACGTTTTGCCTGCCAGTTGTTTGTTGTCAGCGAAAGTTGCTATCGCTATCAGCCTCAACTGAATGAAGAAAACACGGTTATTGCTGACTGGCTACTCCGTATCACCGACAGTCAGCGCAACTGGGGTTTTGGTCTGTGCTTTTTGTACCTGCGTAACGTAAAAGGCTTTAAGTTCAATCACAAAAGGGTATACCGGATTTATTGCGAGTTGTCGCTGAACAGGCGAATTAAACCGAAAAAACGACTGAAACGGGATAAGCCCGAGCCGCTGGCGGTGCCTGAAAGCCGCAATGAATGCTGGTCGATGGACTTCATGCACGATCAACTGTCGGATGGTCGTTCCGTCCGATTGCTGAATGTTATCGATGACTTTAATCGTGAAGCGCTGGCCATTGAGGTGGATTTTTCTCTTCCCGCAAATCGAGTGGTGAGGACACTCGAACAACTGATTGAGTGGAAAGGTAAACCAGCAGCAATACGATGTGATAATGGGCCAGAATATACCGGCAAGATACTGATGTCATGGGCTGTTCAGCAGAATATCACCCTGCGTTTTATTCAACCCGGAAAACCTCAGCAAAATGCATATATTGAGCGATATAACCGGACTGTACGTTATGACTGGCTGGGACAGCACCTGTTTACATCACTGGACGAATTGCAGGACTATGCCACACGCTGGCAATGGTTTTATAATCACGAGCGTCCGAATATGGCACTGAATGGCTTCACGCCAATGCAGCATATTCAACGCATGACCTGA
- a CDS encoding IS110 family transposase → MNIVFLGIDLAKNVFQLCGLNQAGKPVYSKRIGRKELLQTVANIPACLIGVEASTGAFYWQREFEKLGHNVKVISPQYVKPFVRGQKNDGNDAQAIAVALMQPTMQFVPPKSPEQQDIQALHRARQRIVNHRTATVCQIRGLLLDRGITIGAAVSRVRRAVPLILEDAENGLSARMRRTIAELYDLFDDLGRCINFFDKEIETVFRQSEACQRIAKVKGIGPKTATAVVAAIGKGTEFKNGRHFAAWLGLVPRQHSSGDRQVLMNMTKKGDKHLRTLFIHGARAVVRVATNNNDGYLNQWVNQLKERRGFNKTTVAVANKNARIIWSMLRNDTEYQAVGS, encoded by the coding sequence ATGAATATCGTATTTCTGGGTATTGATCTGGCTAAAAATGTCTTTCAGCTCTGCGGGTTAAACCAGGCCGGTAAGCCGGTTTATTCAAAACGTATTGGCCGAAAAGAATTACTCCAGACGGTGGCGAATATTCCGGCCTGTCTGATTGGTGTCGAAGCATCCACAGGGGCATTTTACTGGCAGCGTGAGTTTGAAAAACTGGGGCATAACGTAAAGGTCATCAGCCCCCAGTATGTAAAACCCTTTGTCCGTGGACAAAAAAATGACGGTAATGATGCACAGGCCATCGCAGTGGCTCTGATGCAACCAACAATGCAGTTCGTGCCGCCAAAAAGCCCGGAACAGCAGGATATCCAGGCTTTGCACCGGGCAAGGCAGCGTATTGTTAATCACCGCACTGCGACCGTTTGTCAAATCAGGGGACTGCTGCTTGATCGGGGAATAACTATCGGCGCGGCAGTTTCAAGAGTTCGTCGTGCCGTTCCGCTGATCCTTGAGGATGCAGAAAACGGGTTAAGTGCCCGTATGCGCAGAACGATTGCGGAACTCTATGATCTCTTTGACGATCTCGGTCGTTGTATAAACTTTTTTGATAAAGAAATAGAGACGGTGTTCAGGCAATCAGAAGCCTGTCAGCGTATCGCTAAAGTTAAAGGCATTGGTCCTAAAACGGCCACGGCCGTTGTTGCTGCTATTGGCAAAGGAACTGAATTTAAGAATGGCCGTCACTTTGCTGCATGGCTTGGTCTGGTTCCACGCCAGCACTCGAGTGGCGACAGACAGGTGCTGATGAATATGACGAAAAAAGGCGACAAGCATCTGCGAACACTTTTTATTCATGGTGCCCGTGCTGTTGTCAGGGTTGCTACGAATAATAATGATGGCTATCTGAATCAGTGGGTTAACCAGTTGAAAGAACGTCGCGGATTTAATAAAACGACCGTGGCGGTCGCTAACAAAAATGCGAGAATAATCTGGTCGATGCTGAGAAATGATACAGAATATCAGGCAGTGGGAAGTTAA
- a CDS encoding cellulose biosynthesis protein BcsO, with protein MSSNYDDLQRFRDKTQTNGIPFQEIATPKARSTRSDWNMINQVLAGEQENSPFPATVNTSRAAPQTVAPGMFTLASAPAIGGEPVAARKEPQPPARPAPVTPMGEVSAAEPSTLLKAMADIPVPAQPMAPVSAGDAGQITPAHSMPTAAATLNVRIVVTPSEK; from the coding sequence ATGAGCAGCAACTACGATGATCTTCAGCGTTTCAGGGATAAAACACAGACCAATGGGATCCCTTTTCAGGAAATCGCCACGCCGAAGGCCCGTTCCACCAGGAGCGACTGGAATATGATTAACCAGGTGCTTGCCGGGGAACAGGAGAACTCGCCTTTTCCCGCCACGGTGAATACCAGCCGGGCGGCCCCGCAAACCGTGGCTCCCGGGATGTTTACCCTCGCCAGTGCTCCGGCAATTGGCGGGGAGCCAGTTGCTGCCCGGAAGGAACCCCAGCCACCCGCCAGACCGGCCCCCGTAACCCCAATGGGGGAGGTATCCGCAGCGGAACCTTCGACGTTACTGAAAGCGATGGCGGATATTCCCGTGCCTGCCCAGCCCATGGCCCCGGTTAGCGCAGGCGACGCCGGGCAGATAACACCGGCACACTCTATGCCCACGGCGGCCGCTACCCTCAATGTCAGGATAGTTGTCACTCCCTCTGAAAAATAA
- a CDS encoding IS3 family transposase (programmed frameshift) — protein MKRISPERKASTLAKLFPPYNMTVAAVAQMEGIAEATLYHWRKQAKAEGKPVPGNSKNSEQWPAEARFAAIVETATLSETEIAEYCRKKGLYPEQLIQWKQGFIQTGNPGDKAALKQSQKEVKQLKKELVRKEKALAEAAAILVLRKKLRDLLRGNGRGRLTPADERQQFIQWINEAVVSGARLAVACREVAISLRTWWRWQKCPEDGRPGAIRPAPANRLSTGEEQQIRDICHRPEYARLPPSQIVPRLADRGIYLASESTFYRILRRHNEVHHRGRQSRPQRVPAPTTFTARAPCQVWSWDITWLPCVVRGRWYYLYMIIDLYSRKITGYEVHETESGGLAAALMQRTTLREGCWRQPLVLHADNGAAMKSQTLQMKLYELNIIPSHSRPRVSNDNAYAESLFRTLKYVPQWPSSGFRTLSDAREWVEKFTHWYNEEHRHSGIRYVTPAQRHRGEDHALLRQRDELYRQAQKTHPERWSGRTRNWQPEGPVMLNPERGKQAA, from the exons ATGAAACGAATTTCCCCGGAGCGCAAGGCCTCAACACTGGCAAAATTATTCCCGCCCTACAATATGACCGTCGCGGCTGTTGCACAGATGGAAGGGATCGCCGAAGCTACACTGTATCACTGGCGTAAACAGGCTAAAGCAGAGGGGAAACCGGTGCCGGGTAACAGTAAAAACAGTGAGCAGTGGCCAGCAGAAGCCCGTTTTGCCGCCATTGTGGAAACCGCCACGTTAAGTGAAACAGAAATCGCAGAATACTGCCGTAAAAAAGGGCTGTATCCTGAGCAGCTGATACAGTGGAAGCAGGGCTTTATACAGACCGGAAACCCCGGTGATAAAGCAGCGCTGAAGCAAAGTCAGAAGGAAGTTAAACAGCTTAAAAAAGAGCTGGTCCGTAAGGAGAAAGCGCTGGCGGAGGCGGCAGCGATACTGGTACTGCGAAAAAAGCTCAGGGATT TACTACGGGGAAACGGACGGGGACGACTGACCCCGGCGGATGAACGACAACAGTTCATTCAGTGGATTAATGAAGCGGTGGTCTCTGGCGCAAGGCTTGCAGTCGCCTGCCGTGAAGTGGCCATCAGCCTGCGTACCTGGTGGCGGTGGCAAAAATGTCCGGAGGATGGTCGTCCGGGGGCAATAAGACCCGCCCCGGCGAATCGCCTCAGCACGGGGGAAGAGCAGCAGATACGGGATATCTGCCACAGGCCGGAATATGCCCGTCTGCCGCCATCACAGATTGTGCCCCGGCTGGCCGACAGGGGAATTTACCTGGCCAGTGAGTCGACATTTTACCGGATATTACGCCGCCATAATGAAGTCCACCACCGGGGACGTCAGTCGCGGCCACAGCGGGTGCCAGCCCCGACGACCTTTACAGCCAGAGCGCCCTGCCAGGTCTGGTCATGGGACATCACCTGGCTGCCCTGCGTGGTGCGTGGTCGCTGGTATTATCTGTATATGATAATTGACCTGTACAGCCGGAAAATCACGGGCTACGAGGTTCATGAAACGGAAAGTGGCGGGCTGGCTGCAGCGCTAATGCAGCGGACAACGCTGCGTGAGGGCTGCTGGCGTCAGCCGCTGGTGCTGCATGCAGATAACGGAGCCGCCATGAAATCGCAGACCCTGCAGATGAAGCTGTATGAGCTGAATATCATACCGTCACACAGCAGGCCACGGGTAAGTAACGATAACGCGTATGCAGAGTCGTTGTTCCGGACACTGAAATATGTACCACAGTGGCCGTCATCGGGGTTCAGAACGCTGAGTGATGCCCGGGAGTGGGTGGAGAAATTTACCCACTGGTACAACGAAGAGCACCGCCACAGCGGGATACGGTATGTCACCCCGGCACAGCGACACCGGGGAGAAGATCACGCGCTTCTGAGGCAACGGGATGAACTGTACCGTCAGGCACAGAAAACACATCCTGAGCGCTGGTCAGGCAGAACGAGAAACTGGCAACCCGAAGGTCCGGTAATGCTGAATCCGGAAAGGGGAAAACAGGCCGCTTAA
- the bcsQ gene encoding cellulose biosynthesis protein BcsQ yields the protein MPLICVCSPKGGVGKTTLVANLAYCLARGGNKVLAIDCDVQNALRLHFGVPLTDGRGYVAKATESADWSQSVMSAGGNLFVLPYGDVTPQQQTDFEARMASDSHFISRGLGTLLNYPGLIVLADFPPGPGAALSAVSRMADMHLVTFLADTSSLTLLPRVENGTLFGDTDVSGSDVRYVLNQANNRRRISREVADVMARRLGDRLIASIHYDESVVEANASQQAIFDFSPASAAAFDIELLSKKVTSLLGITVGDGAVHHSPGATGF from the coding sequence ATGCCGTTAATTTGCGTCTGTTCACCCAAAGGCGGGGTGGGAAAAACCACCCTGGTGGCTAACCTGGCATATTGCCTGGCCCGGGGAGGCAATAAAGTGCTGGCCATCGATTGTGATGTGCAGAATGCGCTGCGGCTCCACTTTGGTGTCCCGCTCACCGATGGTCGGGGGTATGTGGCTAAAGCCACCGAATCCGCAGACTGGAGCCAGTCCGTGATGTCGGCGGGGGGCAATCTGTTTGTGCTGCCCTATGGTGATGTAACCCCCCAGCAGCAGACTGATTTTGAGGCCAGGATGGCCAGCGACAGCCATTTTATCAGCCGGGGGCTGGGTACCTTGCTCAACTATCCGGGGCTGATTGTGCTGGCGGACTTCCCGCCGGGGCCCGGGGCGGCGCTAAGTGCCGTGTCGCGTATGGCTGATATGCACCTGGTAACCTTCCTGGCGGATACCTCTTCGCTAACGCTATTACCGCGAGTAGAGAATGGCACGCTATTTGGTGATACAGATGTCAGCGGCTCCGATGTCCGTTATGTCCTGAATCAGGCGAATAACCGGCGGCGGATCAGCCGGGAGGTGGCAGATGTGATGGCCCGGCGTCTGGGCGATCGTCTGATTGCCAGCATTCATTACGACGAAAGCGTGGTGGAGGCCAATGCATCTCAGCAAGCGATTTTCGATTTCAGCCCAGCTTCAGCGGCGGCCTTTGATATTGAACTGCTCAGTAAAAAAGTGACCAGCTTGTTGGGTATTACTGTGGGTGATGGGGCGGTTCATCACAGCCCTGGCGCTACGGGTTTCTGA